The Vicia villosa cultivar HV-30 ecotype Madison, WI linkage group LG1, Vvil1.0, whole genome shotgun sequence genome includes a region encoding these proteins:
- the LOC131643385 gene encoding ATP-dependent Clp protease proteolytic subunit-related protein 1, chloroplastic-like has product MSSSSLSTPFIHHSSTLRHGTNPFPFPHATSTPKPRFFKPFSAKCSLDHIPKQFREENLKDGLMDNYKNVPEFLYGLTPSQMDMFMSSNNPIHQMSQRVTEESISSAKSYLDHSGMGRISSMDINGSSRTSMSVSMYRGGGRGGRRRRGPPDLPSILLDARICYLGMPIVPAVTELILGQLMWLDYDNPGKPVYLYINSSGSQNEKNETVGSETDAYSIADALSFVKSDIYTVNLALALGQAAMLLSLGKKGHRAVLPHSTTKIYLPKAHRSSGSVSDMWIQAKELQTTADYYVELLAKGTGKPEEEIAKDLQWTKYFQAQGAIDYGIADKIMNSMDGEGYKKRDLNEMLATRALKRGGGYPQAAPSGH; this is encoded by the exons ATGTCCTCTTCTTCTCTCTCAACCCCTTTCATCCACCATTCTTCAACTCTCCGCCATGGAACCAACCCTTTTCCTTTCCCTCACGCCACTTCCACTCCCAAACCCCGATTCTTCAAGCCCTTTTCCGCAAAGTGCTCTCTCGACCACATCCCCAAGCAGTTCAGAGAGGAAAATCTCAAAGATGGAT TGATGGACAACTACAAGAATGTTCCCGAGTTTCTATATGGTCTTACTCCATCACAAATGGACATGTTCATGTCTTCAAACAATCCTATCCACCAGATGTCTCAAAGAGTTACAGAG GAAAGCATTTCATCTGCCAAAAGTTATTTGGATCATAGTGGAATGGGTAGAATATCTAGCATGGACATTAATGGCTCTTCAAGGACCAGCATGAGTGTAAGTATGTATAGAGGAGGTGGTAGGGGGGGAAGGCGTAGGAGGGGTCCACCGGATTTGCCTTCAATACTCTTGGATGCTCGAATATGTTATCTGGGTATGCCG ATTGTACCAGCTGTGACAGAACTTATTCTGGGTCAACTTATGTGGTTGGATTATGATAACCCTGGGAAACCTGTTTACTTATATATTAATTCATCTGGGAGTCAG AATGAGAAGAATGAGACCGTGGGATCAGAAACGGATGCTTATTCCATAGCTGATGCGCTTTCT TTTGTTAAATCTGATATCTATACCGTGAATTTGGCCTTGGCGCTTGGCCAAGCAGCAATGCTTCTGTCTCTTGGAAAAAAGGGTCATCGTGCTGTCTTGCCACATTCGACCA CAAAAATATATCTCCCAAAAGCCCACAGATCAAGTGGTTCTGTCTCAGATATGTGGATTCAG GCAAAAGAGCTGCAGACAACTGCTGACTATTACGTTGAGCTGTTGGCAAAAGGAACAGGGAAGCCAGAGGAAGAAATTGCCAAAGACCTCCAGTGGACTAAATATTTCCAAGCACAGGGTGCCATAGACTACGGAATTGCTGACAAAATAATGAACTCAATGGACGGAGAGGGATATAAGAAGCGG GATCTTAATGAAATGCTTGCTACAAGAGCACTTAAGAGAGGTGGCGGGTACCCTCAAGCTGCTCCTTCGGGACATTAG